One genomic region from Haloarcula taiwanensis encodes:
- a CDS encoding poly-gamma-glutamate biosynthesis protein, producing MAPTRRTVLASGGPALGSLTAVSGCLGAGDADVSCPPSVPTDASLRIGFVGDVMLGRSVDERWRDAPDGPTAVWGSMLDRLQSLDGLVANLECCLSDRGEPRPGRRFHFRASPGWAVPALDRVGVSCVGLANNHLLDFGPAALVDTPTHLADAGIASAGAGAGRKTAFEPATVEIGGLSVAVVAVTDQSPSYAAGRDSPGTAYAPLDPSHPLTRRRVGSALAAARDADPDLLVATTHWGPNWVTEPAETQQAFARWLIDNGADVVHGHSAHVIQGIEVYRGRPIMYDTGNFVDDYAVKDGYRNDRSFLFELHIEAGQLAALELTPVENAYTQVRRADSAVAAWLRETVRERSRPFGTAIDRIDRAGRRLRIPLSCPA from the coding sequence GTGGCACCGACTCGCCGGACCGTCCTCGCCAGCGGTGGTCCCGCACTCGGGAGTCTCACCGCCGTTTCAGGCTGTCTGGGTGCCGGCGACGCGGACGTGTCGTGTCCGCCCTCAGTCCCGACCGACGCGTCGCTGCGCATCGGCTTCGTCGGCGATGTCATGCTGGGCCGGAGCGTCGACGAACGCTGGCGCGATGCCCCCGACGGACCGACCGCCGTCTGGGGGTCGATGCTCGACCGGCTCCAGTCGCTCGATGGGCTGGTGGCGAACCTCGAATGCTGTCTCTCGGACCGTGGCGAACCGCGGCCCGGCCGTAGGTTCCACTTCCGAGCGAGCCCGGGATGGGCCGTACCCGCGCTAGACCGCGTCGGCGTCTCGTGTGTCGGACTGGCGAACAACCACCTGCTCGATTTCGGCCCGGCAGCGCTCGTGGACACGCCGACCCACCTCGCCGACGCTGGCATCGCCTCAGCCGGGGCTGGGGCCGGTAGAAAGACGGCATTCGAGCCAGCAACCGTCGAAATCGGCGGTCTCTCTGTCGCCGTCGTGGCCGTCACTGACCAGTCGCCCAGCTACGCCGCCGGACGGGACAGCCCCGGCACGGCCTACGCACCGCTTGACCCGAGCCACCCGCTGACTCGCCGCCGCGTCGGGAGCGCGCTGGCGGCGGCTCGCGACGCCGACCCGGACCTGCTCGTCGCCACTACCCACTGGGGACCAAACTGGGTGACAGAGCCAGCCGAAACACAGCAGGCGTTCGCCCGCTGGCTGATTGACAACGGGGCCGACGTGGTCCACGGCCACAGCGCCCACGTTATTCAGGGGATCGAGGTGTATCGCGGTCGCCCCATCATGTACGACACCGGCAACTTCGTCGACGACTACGCGGTCAAGGACGGCTATCGCAACGACCGGAGCTTCCTGTTCGAACTGCACATCGAGGCCGGGCAGCTGGCCGCGCTCGAACTCACGCCGGTCGAGAACGCGTACACGCAGGTCAGACGCGCCGACAGCGCGGTAGCGGCGTGGCTTCGTGAGACAGTACGAGAGCGCTCTCGGCCCTTCGGAACAGCTATCGACCGTATCGACCGTGCCGGCCGTAGACTCCGGATTCCGCTGTCGTGTCCGGCATAA